A region of the Camelina sativa cultivar DH55 unplaced genomic scaffold, Cs unpScaffold04484, whole genome shotgun sequence genome:
CTTGGTGATCTCCAGCTTcgtgaagaagtagaagattgAGTAGAGGAAGAGGTAGAAAGCGGATGAGCCTGCAGTTAAGTAAGCTCTCCACCACCAGTTGTAATCCTCGCTACAAAGCTGGAAGTAGCAGAGCACCACTGTGATCTCTGCACAAGTGACGATCAAGATCAAGAACACTATGAAGAGGAACCCGAAGATGTAGTAGAACTGGTTCAGCCATATTGATGTCAGGATAAAGAAAAGCTCGATGAAGACTGCTCCAAACGGGAGGATGCCTCCAATTAGTATGGAGAACACTGGTTTCATGTACCATGGCTGCTCTGGTACTTGCCTCGggatcttgtttgttttgactgGGTATTCAATTGCTGGCTTTTTGTAACCCAGATAGCTACCGACGAAGACTAGTGGGACTGAGATGCCAAACCAGAGGCAGAAGAGAGCAAACATTGTACCAAATGGTATGGCTCCAGATGACTGCTCTCCCCAAATGAGGGCATTCAGAACAAAGA
Encoded here:
- the LOC109131757 gene encoding transmembrane 9 superfamily member 7-like; protein product: WVFMGIFAGYSSSRLHKMFKGNKWKRMTLKTAFMFPGILSAIFFVLNALIWGEQSSGAIPFGTMFALFCLWFGISVPLVFVGSYLGYKKPAIEYPVKTNKIPRQVPEQPWYMKPVFSILIGGILPFGAVFIELFFILTSIWLNQFYYIFGFLFIVFLILIVTCAEITVVLCYFQLCSEDYNWWWRAYLTAGSSAFYLFLYSIFYFFTKLEIT